Proteins from a genomic interval of Undibacterium parvum:
- a CDS encoding TetR/AcrR family transcriptional regulator: MNEVAAKRSAGRPRVFDRERALAIAMDLFWRHGYEGTSTAQLTAAMGIAAPSLYAAFGSKDQLYFEALALYQSQYGSFFSAALSAALPVKEAISTLLMGAARQYTGAEHAAGCMVATANIHSATDNAAIAEAARSARQTAQAAIQQRLELAIAAGELPAKSDSAALAAYISMVLQGMAVQAHDGAGLAALDKMAELAMLAWPELRATA, from the coding sequence ATGAACGAAGTCGCAGCCAAGCGCAGTGCGGGAAGACCCCGGGTATTTGATCGCGAGCGGGCTCTGGCGATTGCGATGGATTTGTTCTGGCGCCATGGCTACGAGGGTACCTCTACCGCCCAGTTGACCGCCGCCATGGGCATCGCCGCGCCCAGTTTATACGCCGCCTTTGGATCAAAAGATCAGCTTTACTTTGAAGCTTTGGCGCTTTACCAGAGCCAATATGGCAGCTTTTTTAGTGCCGCACTATCGGCAGCGCTCCCTGTCAAGGAGGCGATTTCTACATTGCTAATGGGCGCCGCACGCCAATATACGGGCGCTGAACATGCCGCCGGATGCATGGTCGCGACCGCGAATATTCATAGCGCCACTGATAATGCCGCCATTGCCGAAGCAGCACGCAGCGCGCGCCAGACAGCACAAGCAGCCATACAGCAACGTCTGGAGCTCGCCATCGCCGCTGGAGAGTTACCCGCAAAGTCGGATAGCGCCGCGCTGGCCGCGTATATTTCCATGGTGTTGCAAGGCATGGCAGTACAGGCCCACGATGGCGCAGGTTTGGCGGCATTAGATAAAATGGCGGAATTGGCCATGCTAGCCTGGCCAGAATTGCGCGCTACTGCTTAA
- a CDS encoding carbonic anhydrase codes for MRRLSAVLVSLLICGSAIANDPPAKPIKQASAKEDAPDKEDSKSSSKETKSSKSSKDKEAKSAEAARAKESMAADELAVKIAERLSVLRKEKDDAAKMAPRPVVRSYAPPVRRPDHAEVKPKAAAADGHAANAAALAGASAHSAIHWSYEGEGGPLSWGKLNPSYAACDNGQRQSPIDIRDGIHVDLDPLSFDYKPSRFSVIDNGHTIQVNMGAGNYINVSGKNYELLQFHFHKPSEERVNGKSFEMVVHLVHKGGDGKLAVVAVLIERGKAQALVQSVWNNLPLEKNESVQALSTMDLNQLLPTKREYYTYMGSLTTPPCSEGVLWLVMKENIEISPEQLAIFNRLYPMNARPIQKTAGRLIKESN; via the coding sequence ATGCGCCGTCTATCTGCCGTGTTGGTATCACTGCTGATCTGTGGATCGGCGATTGCCAACGATCCACCTGCTAAGCCTATCAAACAAGCCTCCGCCAAGGAAGACGCGCCGGATAAAGAGGACAGCAAGTCCAGCAGTAAAGAAACTAAGTCGAGTAAGTCTAGCAAGGACAAAGAGGCCAAGTCTGCCGAAGCCGCGCGCGCCAAAGAATCGATGGCGGCCGATGAGCTGGCCGTGAAGATTGCCGAAAGACTGTCGGTACTGCGCAAAGAAAAAGATGATGCCGCCAAAATGGCTCCGCGTCCGGTCGTGCGTAGTTATGCGCCACCCGTCAGACGGCCGGATCATGCCGAAGTAAAACCTAAAGCCGCTGCTGCAGACGGTCATGCGGCCAACGCCGCAGCTCTGGCCGGTGCCAGCGCGCATAGCGCGATTCACTGGAGTTATGAAGGTGAAGGCGGTCCTTTAAGCTGGGGCAAACTCAATCCCTCGTATGCTGCCTGTGACAATGGCCAGCGGCAGTCGCCTATCGACATCCGTGATGGCATCCATGTCGACCTCGATCCGCTTTCCTTTGATTACAAACCCTCGCGTTTTAGCGTGATCGATAACGGCCACACCATACAAGTGAATATGGGCGCGGGTAATTACATCAATGTCTCGGGTAAAAACTACGAGCTTTTGCAATTTCATTTTCACAAACCGTCTGAAGAACGCGTCAACGGCAAGAGTTTTGAAATGGTGGTGCATCTGGTGCACAAAGGCGGCGACGGCAAGCTGGCGGTGGTGGCGGTCTTGATCGAGCGCGGCAAGGCGCAAGCCTTGGTGCAAAGCGTCTGGAATAATCTACCGCTGGAAAAAAACGAATCGGTGCAGGCCCTCAGCACCATGGACTTAAACCAGCTGCTGCCCACCAAACGCGAGTACTACACCTACATGGGCTCACTCACCACGCCGCCGTGCAGCGAAGGCGTGCTGTGGCTGGTGATGAAAGAAAACATAGAGATCTCGCCAGAACAACTGGCGATCTTCAACCGCCTCTACCCTATGAACGCCAGACCAATACAAAAAACCGCGGGGCGTTTAATTAAAGAATCGAATTAA